In a genomic window of Nyctibius grandis isolate bNycGra1 chromosome 4, bNycGra1.pri, whole genome shotgun sequence:
- the CEND1 gene encoding cell cycle exit and neuronal differentiation protein 1: MDSKGNVRSGNKPDAKTPSSGKPEKPNPGPATNADKKEIPKEQPAPATATSATKKAGGDAAVVNNHSNLKPSPAATETQEATGQSPDSDHKGNGSEESPGSIFDNMKPLIIIGGVAVAALAAIVGVAFLARKK; the protein is encoded by the coding sequence ATGGATTCCAAAGGCAACGTCCGAAGCGGAAACAAACCCGATGCCAAGACCCCCAGCTCCGGGAAGCCAGAAAAGCCCAACCCTGGGCCTGCCACGAATGCAGACAAGAAGGAGATCCCCAAAgagcagcctgctcctgccactGCCACCTCTGCCACCAAGAAGGCAGGTGGTGACGCCGCCGTCGTGAACAACCACAGCAACCTGAAACCCAGCCCCGCCGCCACGGAGACGCAAGAGGCCACCGGCCAGTCCCCTGACTCTGACCACAAGGGAAATGGCTCCGAGGAGTCCCCAGGCAGCATCTTCGACAACATGAAGCCCTTGATCATCATCGGAGGAGTAGCGGTGGCTGCGCTCGCTGCCATTGTGGGAGTGGCGTTCCTAGCCCGGAAAAAATGA